The following proteins are encoded in a genomic region of Methanoculleus bourgensis MS2:
- a CDS encoding STAS domain-containing protein, whose product MMIVTERKDDVLIFGVNGRLDGYAASQVAVEIERNLRDDDRSVVVDLDGLTYMSSAGIRVLLALQKKVKARNGGIALCNIGEYPKNVLSMAGFDKVFPTFPSREEAFREMRKREDSLSLIADLKNPMTERGSARFGFETASRAPASLRVQGDHSALARNRISEEDISAERLSEIEYSLGLGALGSTVEDVMPFLGEMMTLRSAMIWLPAGGHDTPDFFVPAGDAGEVRAYTAFNLSLEGAFNEIADVGATDEDGIALDALYRAIFALAKERKRDCRGILATAIWGVVADFKGMGRKRSPAPMNGDSTPDPEDRTATNYSGYSIVAFGIGIDRSADLSGYDQSALDAILAPQPEGGDANGLYLHNHGAVFRNAPWNPEADLIKGIERCFADGEFVDMRHLLNTTKIYRAKVGIAYISAIKRR is encoded by the coding sequence ATGATGATCGTTACGGAAAGAAAAGATGATGTGTTGATATTCGGAGTGAATGGGCGACTCGACGGCTACGCCGCATCGCAGGTCGCGGTTGAGATCGAGCGTAACCTGAGGGACGACGACAGGTCGGTCGTCGTCGATCTGGATGGGCTGACCTACATGAGCAGCGCCGGCATCAGGGTTCTTCTGGCGCTCCAGAAGAAGGTGAAAGCGAGAAACGGGGGGATTGCCCTCTGTAATATCGGAGAGTATCCGAAGAACGTGCTATCCATGGCGGGCTTCGACAAGGTCTTCCCGACATTCCCGTCCCGTGAGGAAGCCTTCAGGGAGATGCGGAAGCGTGAGGACAGCCTCTCCCTGATCGCAGACCTGAAGAACCCTATGACGGAACGGGGAAGCGCACGGTTCGGGTTCGAGACTGCATCCCGGGCCCCCGCGTCGCTGAGGGTGCAGGGAGACCATTCCGCTCTTGCCCGGAACCGCATCAGCGAGGAGGATATCAGCGCAGAGCGTCTCTCCGAGATCGAATACTCGCTGGGCCTTGGCGCCCTCGGGAGCACAGTTGAGGATGTGATGCCGTTCCTCGGCGAGATGATGACCCTCCGCAGCGCCATGATCTGGCTCCCGGCCGGCGGTCATGATACGCCCGATTTCTTTGTCCCCGCCGGGGATGCGGGTGAGGTCCGGGCATACACGGCATTCAATCTCTCTCTTGAAGGAGCGTTCAACGAGATCGCTGACGTCGGGGCGACCGACGAGGACGGGATCGCCCTTGACGCCCTGTACCGCGCCATCTTCGCGCTGGCAAAAGAGAGGAAGAGGGATTGCCGCGGCATTCTGGCAACGGCGATCTGGGGCGTTGTCGCGGATTTCAAAGGCATGGGCAGAAAGCGGTCGCCTGCCCCGATGAACGGCGACTCAACCCCGGATCCGGAAGACCGCACGGCAACGAACTACAGCGGCTACAGCATCGTCGCCTTCGGCATCGGCATCGATCGCTCTGCTGATCTCTCAGGATACGACCAATCTGCGCTTGACGCCATTCTCGCCCCTCAACCGGAGGGAGGGGATGCGAACGGCCTTTACCTCCACAACCACGGTGCCGTTTTCAGAAACGCACCCTGGAACCCCGAAGCGGACCTGATCAAGGGGATCGAGCGTTGCTTTGCGGACGGGGAGTTCGTCGATATGCGTCATCTGCTCAATACGACGAAGATCTACCGTGCAAAAGTCGGGATCGCCTATATCTCCGCGATCAAAAGGAGATAA
- a CDS encoding ATP-binding protein, protein MEEVTIDAAISSLPGALSSVTEILGRLGVPEKTVRELELAVDEAVTNIMLHGYTSLEGLIRLSCQRDGDMVRIRIEDEAPPFDPTEVPEPDLGGDADERPIGGLGIHFIRKMTDEIRYERTEGRNILILGKRIKTSDGR, encoded by the coding sequence ATGGAGGAGGTCACGATCGATGCCGCCATATCGTCCCTGCCGGGTGCGCTCTCCTCGGTGACCGAGATCCTTGGACGTCTCGGCGTGCCGGAGAAAACCGTCCGGGAACTTGAACTTGCGGTGGACGAGGCTGTGACAAACATCATGCTGCACGGGTATACCTCTTTGGAAGGCCTGATCCGGCTCTCCTGCCAGCGTGATGGGGATATGGTCCGGATACGGATTGAGGACGAGGCGCCGCCCTTCGATCCCACGGAGGTTCCCGAACCCGATCTCGGAGGAGACGCCGATGAACGACCCATAGGGGGTCTAGGTATCCACTTTATCCGAAAAATGACTGATGAAATCCGATACGAACGTACTGAGGGACGAAACATCCTGATCCTTGGAAAACGTATCAAGACGAGCGATGGGAGGTAG